Within Hydrogenophaga sp. PAMC20947, the genomic segment AGCTGAAAACACGAAGCTCAGCAAATTCACGCTGGGGTTGAACACATAGGGCACGTCCATCAGCGCCGAGAGGCCAATCGAGGCGCCGGTGGCGAGCACGATGCCGATCAACCCACCCAGCGCGGCGAGCACCACGGCCTCGATCAGGAATTGCAGCAACACCTCGCGCTCCAGTGCGCCAATGGCCAGGCGCAGGCCGATTTCTTTGGTGCGTTCGGTGACGCTGACCAGCATGATGTTCATGATGCCGATGCCCCCCACCAGCAGGCTGACCGCGGCCACCGCGCCGAGCAACATGGTCAGCACCTTGGTCGTGCCCGACAGGGTGTCGGCCAGTTGTTTGGTGTCGAGCACGTTGAAGTTGTCTTCGTCGGTGTCGGCGAGCTTGCGGCGTTCGCGCAGCAACTGGGTCATGCTGGCCTTGACGCGGGTGGTGTCGCTGCCCTCGGTCATGGACACCAGCACGTCATTGACCTGGGTGTTGCCGGTGATGCGGCGCTGCAGGGTCTTGATCGGCATGAAAACCAGGTCGTCCTGGTCGTTGCCGAAAGAGCCCTGGCCTTTGGATCCCAGCACAGCGATGACCTCGCAGCTGATGTTCTTCACCCGCAGCGATTCCCCCAGTGCAGGCGTGTTGCCGAACAGTTCGCGGCGTATCGTCTCGCCGATCATGCAGACCGCCGAACCGGCGCGCAGTTCATCGTTGGTGAATTCACGCCCCTGAGCCAGCGTCCAGTTGCCGATGCTCAGCCAATCGTTGGTGCTGCCCGTGATCGTGCTGCTCCAGTTGCGGCCATTGGCGATCAGAGTGCCGCTCGAACGTGATTGGGGGGCAGCGGCCGAGACGCCACCGATCTGGGTGGCGATGGCCTCGGCGTCTTCAACCTTGAACGAAGGCGCGCTGCTGCCACCGCTGCCCGGGCCCATGCGTTGGCCCGGGCGGATCTGCAAGAGGTTGGTTCCCAGGCCTGAGATCTGGGTTTGCACGGCCAGCGTGGCGCCATTGCCCACGGTGACCATGGTGATCACGGCGCTCACGCCGATGACGATACCCAGTACCGTGAGAAAAGAGCGCATCAGGTTGCGCCGGATCGAGCGCAACGCGAGCAAGAGTGTGTTGAGCCACATGGTCAGCCCGCTCCCATGACCGTCGCTTCATGCCCCGGCTGGAGCCCGACGGGGTCCGGGTTGCGCTCGTCACTTTCCACGACGCCGTCCACAAAGCGCACGATGCGCCGCGCGTAGGCCGCCATCTCGGCCTCGTGCGTGACCATCAGCACCGTGATGCCCTGGTCGGTGTTCAGGTGCCAGAGCAGGTCCATGATTTCCTTGCTGCGGTGGGTGTCGAGGTTGCCCGTGGGTTCGTCCGCCAGCAACACGGCAGGCTCGGTGACGATGGCCCGGGCGATGGCCACGCGTTGTTGTTGTCCGCCTGAGAGTTCGCCTGGCGTGTGGTGTTCCCATCCTTTGAGGCCGACCTGTTCCAGCGCACGCGCAGCCATGGCGTGGCGCTGGGCTGCAGGCTCGCCCCGGTAGATCAAAGGCAGTTCCACGTTTTCCTGGGCTGAGGTGCGGGCCAGCAAGTTAAAACCCTGGAAGACGAATCCGAGGTAGCGCCGGCGCAGGCGGGCCCGTTCGTCACGACTGAGCGACTGCACCTCCACACCCTCGAATTCGTAGGTGCCCGTGGTCGGCGTATCGAGACAGCCCAACGTGTTCATGGCGGTGGACTTGCCCGAGCCGCTGGGGCCCATGATGGCGACAAAATCACCTTTCTGAATATCGAGGTCCACCCCCTTGAGTGCCTGGAAAGCCGTCTCGCCCGTGCCATACACCTTGGTGACGCCGCGCAGGCGGATGAGGGGGGGCTGGCCCCCACGCTCCGCCGCTTCGCGGGTCGCTGCCCCCCGAGGGGGCTGATCCGGCTTGGGGCGGCCCTGCGCCGGATCGAAGGCCCCCACGCTGTCCTGATGCGC encodes:
- a CDS encoding ABC transporter permease, with protein sequence MWLNTLLLALRSIRRNLMRSFLTVLGIVIGVSAVITMVTVGNGATLAVQTQISGLGTNLLQIRPGQRMGPGSGGSSAPSFKVEDAEAIATQIGGVSAAAPQSRSSGTLIANGRNWSSTITGSTNDWLSIGNWTLAQGREFTNDELRAGSAVCMIGETIRRELFGNTPALGESLRVKNISCEVIAVLGSKGQGSFGNDQDDLVFMPIKTLQRRITGNTQVNDVLVSMTEGSDTTRVKASMTQLLRERRKLADTDEDNFNVLDTKQLADTLSGTTKVLTMLLGAVAAVSLLVGGIGIMNIMLVSVTERTKEIGLRLAIGALEREVLLQFLIEAVVLAALGGLIGIVLATGASIGLSALMDVPYVFNPSVNLLSFVFSAAIGVVFGYFPARRAARLNPIDALRHE
- a CDS encoding ABC transporter ATP-binding protein; this encodes MSTGSGPHTPPLPATGAETSDPAHQDSVGAFDPAQGRPKPDQPPRGAATREAAERGGQPPLIRLRGVTKVYGTGETAFQALKGVDLDIQKGDFVAIMGPSGSGKSTAMNTLGCLDTPTTGTYEFEGVEVQSLSRDERARLRRRYLGFVFQGFNLLARTSAQENVELPLIYRGEPAAQRHAMAARALEQVGLKGWEHHTPGELSGGQQQRVAIARAIVTEPAVLLADEPTGNLDTHRSKEIMDLLWHLNTDQGITVLMVTHEAEMAAYARRIVRFVDGVVESDERNPDPVGLQPGHEATVMGAG